In the Clostridium gelidum genome, TTTATTATTAAAAAAATAAAAGTGAAAAAGGAATAAATACAGATGAGATGGTAGCAAGAGTCGGTACATGGAAAGATAATAATCTCCAAATTAAGTGTGGAAGAAAAGCCGCAAAACTTATAAGTTATTATATAAAAAATGATATATCATTTAATCAAGAAACTACTCTTTCGGGTAAAAGTATTGTTAGAAATATAAAAAAAGCAAGGCAAGAAGGTTTTCATGTAGTGATGAACTATATTGGAGTTGACACTCCGGATATTGCTAAAGAAAGAGTTAGAATTAGAGTATTGAAAGGTGGACATGGAATTCCAGAAGACACTATAGAAAGAAGATATTATGAATCACTAGATAATTTAAAAGAAGTATTAGATATATGTAATGAAATAAATATATATGATAATACAAATAAATTTAAGCGTGTGGCATATATATGTGATGGAATAATTAGATGGAAAAGAGATACAATTCCTAAGTTGAGTAGTAACATTTTAAAATAAGCCACCGATTTACGCAGTCGGTGGTTTTCTAAATTTTATTTTACTTATTAACTAAATAGTAATCATGATAATCCTTGTAATTATTTTCTTGCGATAATACATTTTTATTTTGATAATGATTGATGCTAAAGGCTACGAAGCCTTCTACATATTTATTTTCTACAGAGAGTTGCTTTGAAATTGATTCTTGTCGTGCAGATATAAATTCAGATGATTTAATAGCAAAAGTTTCTGTAGTTGCGTAAAGCTTTATGCCTAATGTATCAGTTGCCTTTTTAGTATATGAATATAAACTATCTAACTGATTTATAGTATTAAACTTTGCCCCTATACTATCTTGCAGTGCAACAATATCTATTCCAGTTTCATTTAAAGTATTTTCAAGCATTTTTGACCAGGTTGATATAGAACCTAATAATGAAAACTTTCTATTATAAAATGGAGCAATCATTATATCCCTTGTAATATTTGATTTCATTTCAGAAGTAATTTGCTTAAGAAAACTATTCAAATACGATTGTTGAGTTTTAGTTATGGCAGTTAATTGATTAATTTCATAAGGAATATACCAACCCTGAAATGACTTATGAGTTCCATACATATCTAAGACTTCGTGTACAATAGTTTTATTAATTGAGGCTTGTAAATTAAGCCAACACTTGCTAAAAGCATTCATTACCCACCAATTACTATTAAAGCCTAATCCTATTCTAACCTTCATTCCAAGAAAATCTGCTGCACTTAGAACTGTTTCAACCATATCTATATTATTACACGTATATCCTAGTATATTTGTAGGATAAACTGCATACTTAATTCTTGTATCAGCTATTGATTGAAGTATTATTTCGTTAATTCCAATATTCTTAAGCATAGTTAATTCAGAAACCCATCTATTATAATCAAAGCTTTGAGCTAACCAATATTGTATAAAGGAACTGCTAAATACAGGTTTCACTTGAGCTTCAGTCCTAGCCTCAATATTAGTTTTAATATTAGATTCAACTGTAGCTATATGTTTTTTCATTTGAAGTGCCTCCATTTATATAGCAAATTATATTGCTTTTTATGACTTTGCTACTATAATATTAGAATGTTATGAAAATGGTACTGAAAAAATGAATATAAATAATTTGGTGTATTTTATTTGATTTTTACTAGAACATAAAAGTCCCCACTATATGGATGTTCGGAATTAGATTTTTGAATATTAATGTTTAGTGCAACTAGAGATATAATGGCATTGTCATTTTCCTTCGTGAATGTTGAATTATCAGCAGTCATGGAGTCTTTGCTTATCTGATAATTTCCTTGGGCTGAAGTATCAAACATATCAAAAACATCTTTCATGTTAACACTTATAAGCTCCTCACCCTTGTCATTTGAAAGCCAGAGTTTACCTGAATCGAATGAGTTAATATTTGAAATGGTATAGGTTTTGCCAGAGCTTTTAAAATCACAGAGTTTATTACTAGGAGTTGGGTTATCTTTCTCAAAATAAAAGTTCAATACAACTAAAGCGTCGTAACCTGAAATGATTATGGGCGACTGTTGATTCAAGGACATGTGAACTGATTCTTGCCTATACATGCTCTCTTCGTATTGGTAAAATCCAAAGGTATCATAGAAATCGTTGTATAGATTAAAATCTTTTCCTAGGTAATCTATGTTCTTTGTATATCCCATCATTTCAAGGTAGTTTAGGGTAGAGGAGATGATTTTTTTATCTTCTTGAGAAACAGATGGATTTGGTGTTATTTTATTATCCAGAAGCATTTTATTTTTAACTAGTACACTTTGAAGCATTTTCTGTTGGTTTGTACGGCTGATTGTAAAGGCATCCAAAGGCGGAATAATGGAAAAGAGTGCAAAAACTATCAATAACATTGCCACAATGCCATTTTTTCGTACTGGAATAAAGCTTAGAAAAACTCCAGAAACAGCTGCAAAGATTCCAAATAAAATTACATAATAACGTCCATGCATAATCCCCGTATCTTGAGTTCTCAGTATAGAGGATACAATCTGAAACACCACAATTGGAACAAGAATCTTCGGGAAAATTTTTCGGAAAAGTTTAGCAAACTTATTTTCAATTCTGCTAACTAAAATATAGATTAGGATCACGGTAATAGCAAATCCAACGAGCATGGGTTCAAGTCGATTGTCTGTCCAAAATTTTCCGGTGATGTTTTTTGCAATGTATATCACAAGAATGACTGTATAAATTGACAATAGAGGAATAATTATATAGGAGAGTAGAATCTCCAAAAATTTTGGACAGCTTGAAGATCTAGTTATATTTTCCCTGTTATAATCTTGGCTCTCCTTAAAAAGAGTTTTGTTAGAAA is a window encoding:
- a CDS encoding DUF4434 domain-containing protein: MKKHIATVESNIKTNIEARTEAQVKPVFSSSFIQYWLAQSFDYNRWVSELTMLKNIGINEIILQSIADTRIKYAVYPTNILGYTCNNIDMVETVLSAADFLGMKVRIGLGFNSNWWVMNAFSKCWLNLQASINKTIVHEVLDMYGTHKSFQGWYIPYEINQLTAITKTQQSYLNSFLKQITSEMKSNITRDIMIAPFYNRKFSLLGSISTWSKMLENTLNETGIDIVALQDSIGAKFNTINQLDSLYSYTKKATDTLGIKLYATTETFAIKSSEFISARQESISKQLSVENKYVEGFVAFSINHYQNKNVLSQENNYKDYHDYYLVNK
- a CDS encoding DUF4153 domain-containing protein codes for the protein MKAIDTLRNKLSGLYDAISRYPLTVIFLIVAAVVNANAINRGEPYYKLLLTFVVGACLGFTLQAAFERFFEKFLHRVVSMVICVVLTMGYFLIVNQYTTTSLETWIRTSVAVFALVIAYIWVPVIKSTVSFNESFMSSFKSFFNSLLFSVVLFTGISMIIAAIDLLLFQVDGKSYMHALNIISILFAPIYFLSLIPVYPGISNKTLFKESQDYNRENITRSSSCPKFLEILLSYIIIPLLSIYTVILVIYIAKNITGKFWTDNRLEPMLVGFAITVILIYILVSRIENKFAKLFRKIFPKILVPIVVFQIVSSILRTQDTGIMHGRYYVILFGIFAAVSGVFLSFIPVRKNGIVAMLLIVFALFSIIPPLDAFTISRTNQQKMLQSVLVKNKMLLDNKITPNPSVSQEDKKIISSTLNYLEMMGYTKNIDYLGKDFNLYNDFYDTFGFYQYEESMYRQESVHMSLNQQSPIIISGYDALVVLNFYFEKDNPTPSNKLCDFKSSGKTYTISNINSFDSGKLWLSNDKGEELISVNMKDVFDMFDTSAQGNYQISKDSMTADNSTFTKENDNAIISLVALNINIQKSNSEHPYSGDFYVLVKIK